The following coding sequences lie in one Pseudorasbora parva isolate DD20220531a chromosome 18, ASM2467924v1, whole genome shotgun sequence genomic window:
- the cnksr2b gene encoding connector enhancer of kinase suppressor of ras 2 isoform X4: protein MALVMEPVSRWSTSQVVEWMKGLDDCLQQYIKNFEQEKVGGEQLLRITHQELEDLGVSRIGHQELILEAVDLLCALNYGLETENLKTLTHKLNASAKNLQNFITGRRRGGHYDGRATRKLPNDFLTSVVDLIAAAKSLLAWLDRSPFAAVADYSMTRNNVIQLCLELTTIVQQDGTVYETENKILHVCKTLSGVCDHIISLSSDPMVSQAAHLEVVQLDNIRSTEGLGMYIKSTYDGLHVITGTTEGSLADRCKKIHAGDEVIQVNHQTVVGWQLKNLVNSLRSNPAGVTLTLKKRPQSTLTSAPALLKNMRWKPLALQPIIPPSPSSSVATPSSTLSTPSRRDSCALQDLYIPPPPDEPYTPRDEMGNLTSNCQQAAKGSDSPNSFLDQECRRRFPQLDEDAVLYCYEYDQNQGPPPVRRDSTPTYENSLLRYVSEDKAGSEEYHTGRRSSRRSRRKSEKGGSPAHYTLVPTLQMDMLQQDSLATPTSETSSVYLTFDRSSMLSRSKKVKLRAGSLPSISKRRISCRDLGQGDCEGWLWKKKDAKSYFSQKWKKYWVVLKDACLYWYTNEEDEKAEGFVSLPEFNIDQANECRKKFAFKACHPKIKSFYFAADNMDDMNRWLSRLNMAATAHTEQKRIRQDHDYWSESDHEDADHMPSTPKQDSPPPPYDTYPHPTSVSPFQESQHIRPPSTETIQSRSPLSETQGGSVSSASSPGRKSASQRRSWQDLIETPLTSSGLHFLQTLPLDDSVFVDPSRIAPVELRRQSTLPAQHGLPPEHYVLPLTPTQPSQKPITALGREGVEGGGVGSKHRSFTLPRDSGLHAILAASSAAEHADAQRYHLGRAHARDTGQEWERRHQADSLGDLYRALERTSLSPVNEHRSSSRLEYKRSFVRRCNDPLLNEKLHRLRILQNSFKDIPLQEAETKIIHRDV, encoded by the exons AACTATGGACTAGAGACGGAGAACCTGAAAACTCTGACCCATAAGCTGAATGCATCAGCTAAGAACCTGCAGAACTTCATAACGGGCCGACGGAGGGGAGGTCACTATGATGGCAGAGCCACCCGAAAACTTCCTAATGACTTTCTGACCTCTGTAGTGGACCTCATCGCTGCCGCCAAGAGCCTGCTAGCTTGGTTGGATAG GTCTCCGTTTGCTGCCGTAGCAGACTACTCCATGACCAGGAATAATGTGATTCAGCTGTGTCTGGAGTTGACCACAATAGTTCAGCAG GACGGCACAGTATATGAGACAGAAAATAAGATACTGCATGTG TGTAAAACACTTTCAGGTGTGTGTGACCACATCATTTCCCTCTCTTCGGACCCCATGGTGTCCCAGGCCGCCCATCTGGAAGTGGTGCAGCTGGACAACATAAGGTCCACCGAGGGACTG GGCATGTACATCAAATCAACCTATGATGGCCTACATGTCATCACAGGCACTACAGAGGGA TCACTAGCGGACCGCTGTAAGAAAATCCATGCTGGTGATGAGGTCATACAGGTCAATCATCAGACAGTG GTGGGCTGGCAGCTGAAGAACCTGGTAAACTCTTTACGTAGCAATCCCGCGGGTGTGACCCTCACGCTGAAGAAACGACCTCAGAGCACTCTCACGTCAGCCCCAGCCTTACTCAAGAACATGAGATGGAAGCCCCTCGCCCTGCAG CCCATCATCCCCCCCAGCCCCAGCAGCAGCGTGGCCACACCATCCAGCACCCTCAGCACCCCATCCAGACGGGACAGCTGCGCTCTACAGGACCTCTACATCCCCCCTCCCCCAGACGAGCCATACACACCCAG AGATGAAATGGGGAATCTGACCAGCAATTGCCAGCAGGCTGCTAAAGGTTCCGATTCGCCCAATTCCTTCTTGGATCAGGAGTGCCGGAGGCGATTCCCCCAGTTGGATGAGGATGCGGTCCTGTACTGTTACGAGTATGATCAGAATCAGGGCCCTCCACCCGTACGCAGGGACAGCACTCCCACATATG AAAACTCCCTGCTGCGGTATGTGAGTGAGGACAAGGCAGGGTCAGAGGAGTACCACACAGGACGACGTAGCAGTCGGCGTAGTAGAAGAAAGAGTGAGAAAGGTGGAAGCCCCGCTCACTACACCCTAGTCCCCACCCTCCAGATGGACATGCTGCAACAGGACTCGTTGGCCACACCCACATCTGAAACCTCTTCTGTATATCTT ACATTTGATCGATCGTCCATGCTCTCCCGGTCAAAGAAAGTTAAGTTAAGAG CTGGATCCCTGCCCTCTATTAGTAAGCGGCGAATCTCCTGCAGAGACTTGGGTCAGGGTGACTGTGAGGGATGGCTCTGGAAAAAGAAGGATGCAAAGAGCTACTTCTCTCAGAAATGGAAGAAGTACTGGGTTGTGCTGAAAGATGCCTGCCTATACTGGTACACCAATGAAGAG GATGAGAAGGCAGAGGGCTTTGTCAGTCTGCCTGAATTCAACATTGATCAAGCCAACGAATGTCGCAAAAAGTT TGCTTTTAAGGCTTGCCATCCTAAAATCAAGAGCTTCTACTTTGCTGCGGACAACATGGATGATATGAACAG GTGGCTCAGTCGGCTGAACATGGCGGCAACAGCTCACACGGAGCAGAAAAGGATCCGACAGGATCATG ACTACTGGAGTGAGAGTGACCATGAGGATGCTGATCACATGCCCTCAACGCCCAAACAGGACAGCCCTCCGCCTCCGTATGATACTTATCCTCACCCTACCTCA GTGAGTCCGTTCCAGGAGTCCCAACACATCCGCCCACCCTCCACGGAGACCATCCAGTCCCGCTCCCCCCTCTCCGAGACACAGGGGGGCAGCGTGAGCAGCGCTAGCTCCCCGGGACGAAAGTCTGCCAGCCAGCGGCGTTCATGGCAGGACCTCATCGAGACTCCCCTAACCAGCTCCGGCCTCCATTTCCTGCAGACTCTGCCATTAGATGACTCCGTGTTCGTCGATCCCAGCCGAATTGCGCCCGTCGAGCTCCGCCGCCAGTCGACGCTCCCCGCCCAGCATGGGCTGCCACCAGAACACTACGTCCTGCCCCTTACACCCACCCAACCCAGCCAAAAGCCCATCACTGCTTTAGGAAGAGAAGGAGTAGAAGGAGGCGGAGTAGGAAGCAAGCACCGCAGTTTCACTTTGCCCCGTGACAGTGGTCTCCATGCCATCCTGGCTGCCAGCAGTGCAGCTGAACACGCAGATGCACAGCGCTACCACCTGGGCCGGGCCCATGCCAGAGACACAG GTCAAGAGTGGGAGCGCAGGCACCAGGCTGACTCATTGGGGGATTTGTACAGGGCTCTGGAGAGGACTAGTCTATCACCTGTCAATGAGCACAGGTCCTCTTCTCGATTAGAGTACAAGCGATCATTCGTCCGTCGCTGCAATGATCCCTTACTCAATGAGAAGCTGCACCGCCTGCGGATCCTTCAAAACTCGTTCAAG GACATCCCTCTTCAAGAGGCAGAAACTAAGATCATCCATCGAGATGTGTAG
- the cnksr2b gene encoding connector enhancer of kinase suppressor of ras 2 isoform X2, whose product MALVMEPVSRWSTSQVVEWMKGLDDCLQQYIKNFEQEKVGGEQLLRITHQELEDLGVSRIGHQELILEAVDLLCALNYGLETENLKTLTHKLNASAKNLQNFITGRRRGGHYDGRATRKLPNDFLTSVVDLIAAAKSLLAWLDRSPFAAVADYSMTRNNVIQLCLELTTIVQQDGTVYETENKILHVCKTLSGVCDHIISLSSDPMVSQAAHLEVVQLDNIRSTEGLGMYIKSTYDGLHVITGTTEGSLADRCKKIHAGDEVIQVNHQTVVGWQLKNLVNSLRSNPAGVTLTLKKRPQSTLTSAPALLKNMRWKPLALQPIIPPSPSSSVATPSSTLSTPSRRDSCALQDLYIPPPPDEPYTPRDEMGNLTSNCQQAAKGSDSPNSFLDQECRRRFPQLDEDAVLYCYEYDQNQGPPPVRRDSTPTYGRLRPISMPVEYNWVGDYEDPAKLKKEIRRENSLLRYVSEDKAGSEEYHTGRRSSRRSRRKSEKGGSPAHYTLVPTLQMDMLQQDSLATPTSETSSVYLTFDRSSMLSRSKKVKLRAGSLPSISKRRISCRDLGQGDCEGWLWKKKDAKSYFSQKWKKYWVVLKDACLYWYTNEEDEKAEGFVSLPEFNIDQANECRKKFAFKACHPKIKSFYFAADNMDDMNRWLSRLNMAATAHTEQKRIRQDHDYWSESDHEDADHMPSTPKQDSPPPPYDTYPHPTSVSPFQESQHIRPPSTETIQSRSPLSETQGGSVSSASSPGRKSASQRRSWQDLIETPLTSSGLHFLQTLPLDDSVFVDPSRIAPVELRRQSTLPAQHGLPPEHYVLPLTPTQPSQKPITALGREGVEGGGVGSKHRSFTLPRDSGLHAILAASSAAEHADAQRYHLGRAHARDTGQEWERRHQADSLGDLYRALERTSLSPVNEHRSSSRLEYKRSFVRRCNDPLLNEKLHRLRILQNSFKDIPLQEAETKIIHRDV is encoded by the exons AACTATGGACTAGAGACGGAGAACCTGAAAACTCTGACCCATAAGCTGAATGCATCAGCTAAGAACCTGCAGAACTTCATAACGGGCCGACGGAGGGGAGGTCACTATGATGGCAGAGCCACCCGAAAACTTCCTAATGACTTTCTGACCTCTGTAGTGGACCTCATCGCTGCCGCCAAGAGCCTGCTAGCTTGGTTGGATAG GTCTCCGTTTGCTGCCGTAGCAGACTACTCCATGACCAGGAATAATGTGATTCAGCTGTGTCTGGAGTTGACCACAATAGTTCAGCAG GACGGCACAGTATATGAGACAGAAAATAAGATACTGCATGTG TGTAAAACACTTTCAGGTGTGTGTGACCACATCATTTCCCTCTCTTCGGACCCCATGGTGTCCCAGGCCGCCCATCTGGAAGTGGTGCAGCTGGACAACATAAGGTCCACCGAGGGACTG GGCATGTACATCAAATCAACCTATGATGGCCTACATGTCATCACAGGCACTACAGAGGGA TCACTAGCGGACCGCTGTAAGAAAATCCATGCTGGTGATGAGGTCATACAGGTCAATCATCAGACAGTG GTGGGCTGGCAGCTGAAGAACCTGGTAAACTCTTTACGTAGCAATCCCGCGGGTGTGACCCTCACGCTGAAGAAACGACCTCAGAGCACTCTCACGTCAGCCCCAGCCTTACTCAAGAACATGAGATGGAAGCCCCTCGCCCTGCAG CCCATCATCCCCCCCAGCCCCAGCAGCAGCGTGGCCACACCATCCAGCACCCTCAGCACCCCATCCAGACGGGACAGCTGCGCTCTACAGGACCTCTACATCCCCCCTCCCCCAGACGAGCCATACACACCCAG AGATGAAATGGGGAATCTGACCAGCAATTGCCAGCAGGCTGCTAAAGGTTCCGATTCGCCCAATTCCTTCTTGGATCAGGAGTGCCGGAGGCGATTCCCCCAGTTGGATGAGGATGCGGTCCTGTACTGTTACGAGTATGATCAGAATCAGGGCCCTCCACCCGTACGCAGGGACAGCACTCCCACATATG GACGGCTGAGACCTATTTCCATGCCTGTAGAATATAACTGGGTTGGAGATTATGAAGATCCAGCCAAGCTGAAGAAAGAGATCAgacgag AAAACTCCCTGCTGCGGTATGTGAGTGAGGACAAGGCAGGGTCAGAGGAGTACCACACAGGACGACGTAGCAGTCGGCGTAGTAGAAGAAAGAGTGAGAAAGGTGGAAGCCCCGCTCACTACACCCTAGTCCCCACCCTCCAGATGGACATGCTGCAACAGGACTCGTTGGCCACACCCACATCTGAAACCTCTTCTGTATATCTT ACATTTGATCGATCGTCCATGCTCTCCCGGTCAAAGAAAGTTAAGTTAAGAG CTGGATCCCTGCCCTCTATTAGTAAGCGGCGAATCTCCTGCAGAGACTTGGGTCAGGGTGACTGTGAGGGATGGCTCTGGAAAAAGAAGGATGCAAAGAGCTACTTCTCTCAGAAATGGAAGAAGTACTGGGTTGTGCTGAAAGATGCCTGCCTATACTGGTACACCAATGAAGAG GATGAGAAGGCAGAGGGCTTTGTCAGTCTGCCTGAATTCAACATTGATCAAGCCAACGAATGTCGCAAAAAGTT TGCTTTTAAGGCTTGCCATCCTAAAATCAAGAGCTTCTACTTTGCTGCGGACAACATGGATGATATGAACAG GTGGCTCAGTCGGCTGAACATGGCGGCAACAGCTCACACGGAGCAGAAAAGGATCCGACAGGATCATG ACTACTGGAGTGAGAGTGACCATGAGGATGCTGATCACATGCCCTCAACGCCCAAACAGGACAGCCCTCCGCCTCCGTATGATACTTATCCTCACCCTACCTCA GTGAGTCCGTTCCAGGAGTCCCAACACATCCGCCCACCCTCCACGGAGACCATCCAGTCCCGCTCCCCCCTCTCCGAGACACAGGGGGGCAGCGTGAGCAGCGCTAGCTCCCCGGGACGAAAGTCTGCCAGCCAGCGGCGTTCATGGCAGGACCTCATCGAGACTCCCCTAACCAGCTCCGGCCTCCATTTCCTGCAGACTCTGCCATTAGATGACTCCGTGTTCGTCGATCCCAGCCGAATTGCGCCCGTCGAGCTCCGCCGCCAGTCGACGCTCCCCGCCCAGCATGGGCTGCCACCAGAACACTACGTCCTGCCCCTTACACCCACCCAACCCAGCCAAAAGCCCATCACTGCTTTAGGAAGAGAAGGAGTAGAAGGAGGCGGAGTAGGAAGCAAGCACCGCAGTTTCACTTTGCCCCGTGACAGTGGTCTCCATGCCATCCTGGCTGCCAGCAGTGCAGCTGAACACGCAGATGCACAGCGCTACCACCTGGGCCGGGCCCATGCCAGAGACACAG GTCAAGAGTGGGAGCGCAGGCACCAGGCTGACTCATTGGGGGATTTGTACAGGGCTCTGGAGAGGACTAGTCTATCACCTGTCAATGAGCACAGGTCCTCTTCTCGATTAGAGTACAAGCGATCATTCGTCCGTCGCTGCAATGATCCCTTACTCAATGAGAAGCTGCACCGCCTGCGGATCCTTCAAAACTCGTTCAAG GACATCCCTCTTCAAGAGGCAGAAACTAAGATCATCCATCGAGATGTGTAG
- the cnksr2b gene encoding connector enhancer of kinase suppressor of ras 2 isoform X3 — protein sequence MALVMEPVSRWSTSQVVEWMKGLDDCLQQYIKNFEQEKVGGEQLLRITHQELEDLGVSRIGHQELILEAVDLLCALNYGLETENLKTLTHKLNASAKNLQNFITGRRRGGHYDGRATRKLPNDFLTSVVDLIAAAKSLLAWLDRCYFFIRSPFAAVADYSMTRNNVIQLCLELTTIVQQDGTVYETENKILHVCKTLSGVCDHIISLSSDPMVSQAAHLEVVQLDNIRSTEGLGMYIKSTYDGLHVITGTTEGSLADRCKKIHAGDEVIQVNHQTVVGWQLKNLVNSLRSNPAGVTLTLKKRPQSTLTSAPALLKNMRWKPLALQPIIPPSPSSSVATPSSTLSTPSRRDSCALQDLYIPPPPDEPYTPRDEMGNLTSNCQQAAKGSDSPNSFLDQECRRRFPQLDEDAVLYCYEYDQNQGPPPVRRDSTPTYENSLLRYVSEDKAGSEEYHTGRRSSRRSRRKSEKGGSPAHYTLVPTLQMDMLQQDSLATPTSETSSVYLTFDRSSMLSRSKKVKLRAGSLPSISKRRISCRDLGQGDCEGWLWKKKDAKSYFSQKWKKYWVVLKDACLYWYTNEEDEKAEGFVSLPEFNIDQANECRKKFAFKACHPKIKSFYFAADNMDDMNRWLSRLNMAATAHTEQKRIRQDHDYWSESDHEDADHMPSTPKQDSPPPPYDTYPHPTSVSPFQESQHIRPPSTETIQSRSPLSETQGGSVSSASSPGRKSASQRRSWQDLIETPLTSSGLHFLQTLPLDDSVFVDPSRIAPVELRRQSTLPAQHGLPPEHYVLPLTPTQPSQKPITALGREGVEGGGVGSKHRSFTLPRDSGLHAILAASSAAEHADAQRYHLGRAHARDTGQEWERRHQADSLGDLYRALERTSLSPVNEHRSSSRLEYKRSFVRRCNDPLLNEKLHRLRILQNSFKDIPLQEAETKIIHRDV from the exons AACTATGGACTAGAGACGGAGAACCTGAAAACTCTGACCCATAAGCTGAATGCATCAGCTAAGAACCTGCAGAACTTCATAACGGGCCGACGGAGGGGAGGTCACTATGATGGCAGAGCCACCCGAAAACTTCCTAATGACTTTCTGACCTCTGTAGTGGACCTCATCGCTGCCGCCAAGAGCCTGCTAGCTTGGTTGGATAG ATGTTACTTCTTCATCAGGTCTCCGTTTGCTGCCGTAGCAGACTACTCCATGACCAGGAATAATGTGATTCAGCTGTGTCTGGAGTTGACCACAATAGTTCAGCAG GACGGCACAGTATATGAGACAGAAAATAAGATACTGCATGTG TGTAAAACACTTTCAGGTGTGTGTGACCACATCATTTCCCTCTCTTCGGACCCCATGGTGTCCCAGGCCGCCCATCTGGAAGTGGTGCAGCTGGACAACATAAGGTCCACCGAGGGACTG GGCATGTACATCAAATCAACCTATGATGGCCTACATGTCATCACAGGCACTACAGAGGGA TCACTAGCGGACCGCTGTAAGAAAATCCATGCTGGTGATGAGGTCATACAGGTCAATCATCAGACAGTG GTGGGCTGGCAGCTGAAGAACCTGGTAAACTCTTTACGTAGCAATCCCGCGGGTGTGACCCTCACGCTGAAGAAACGACCTCAGAGCACTCTCACGTCAGCCCCAGCCTTACTCAAGAACATGAGATGGAAGCCCCTCGCCCTGCAG CCCATCATCCCCCCCAGCCCCAGCAGCAGCGTGGCCACACCATCCAGCACCCTCAGCACCCCATCCAGACGGGACAGCTGCGCTCTACAGGACCTCTACATCCCCCCTCCCCCAGACGAGCCATACACACCCAG AGATGAAATGGGGAATCTGACCAGCAATTGCCAGCAGGCTGCTAAAGGTTCCGATTCGCCCAATTCCTTCTTGGATCAGGAGTGCCGGAGGCGATTCCCCCAGTTGGATGAGGATGCGGTCCTGTACTGTTACGAGTATGATCAGAATCAGGGCCCTCCACCCGTACGCAGGGACAGCACTCCCACATATG AAAACTCCCTGCTGCGGTATGTGAGTGAGGACAAGGCAGGGTCAGAGGAGTACCACACAGGACGACGTAGCAGTCGGCGTAGTAGAAGAAAGAGTGAGAAAGGTGGAAGCCCCGCTCACTACACCCTAGTCCCCACCCTCCAGATGGACATGCTGCAACAGGACTCGTTGGCCACACCCACATCTGAAACCTCTTCTGTATATCTT ACATTTGATCGATCGTCCATGCTCTCCCGGTCAAAGAAAGTTAAGTTAAGAG CTGGATCCCTGCCCTCTATTAGTAAGCGGCGAATCTCCTGCAGAGACTTGGGTCAGGGTGACTGTGAGGGATGGCTCTGGAAAAAGAAGGATGCAAAGAGCTACTTCTCTCAGAAATGGAAGAAGTACTGGGTTGTGCTGAAAGATGCCTGCCTATACTGGTACACCAATGAAGAG GATGAGAAGGCAGAGGGCTTTGTCAGTCTGCCTGAATTCAACATTGATCAAGCCAACGAATGTCGCAAAAAGTT TGCTTTTAAGGCTTGCCATCCTAAAATCAAGAGCTTCTACTTTGCTGCGGACAACATGGATGATATGAACAG GTGGCTCAGTCGGCTGAACATGGCGGCAACAGCTCACACGGAGCAGAAAAGGATCCGACAGGATCATG ACTACTGGAGTGAGAGTGACCATGAGGATGCTGATCACATGCCCTCAACGCCCAAACAGGACAGCCCTCCGCCTCCGTATGATACTTATCCTCACCCTACCTCA GTGAGTCCGTTCCAGGAGTCCCAACACATCCGCCCACCCTCCACGGAGACCATCCAGTCCCGCTCCCCCCTCTCCGAGACACAGGGGGGCAGCGTGAGCAGCGCTAGCTCCCCGGGACGAAAGTCTGCCAGCCAGCGGCGTTCATGGCAGGACCTCATCGAGACTCCCCTAACCAGCTCCGGCCTCCATTTCCTGCAGACTCTGCCATTAGATGACTCCGTGTTCGTCGATCCCAGCCGAATTGCGCCCGTCGAGCTCCGCCGCCAGTCGACGCTCCCCGCCCAGCATGGGCTGCCACCAGAACACTACGTCCTGCCCCTTACACCCACCCAACCCAGCCAAAAGCCCATCACTGCTTTAGGAAGAGAAGGAGTAGAAGGAGGCGGAGTAGGAAGCAAGCACCGCAGTTTCACTTTGCCCCGTGACAGTGGTCTCCATGCCATCCTGGCTGCCAGCAGTGCAGCTGAACACGCAGATGCACAGCGCTACCACCTGGGCCGGGCCCATGCCAGAGACACAG GTCAAGAGTGGGAGCGCAGGCACCAGGCTGACTCATTGGGGGATTTGTACAGGGCTCTGGAGAGGACTAGTCTATCACCTGTCAATGAGCACAGGTCCTCTTCTCGATTAGAGTACAAGCGATCATTCGTCCGTCGCTGCAATGATCCCTTACTCAATGAGAAGCTGCACCGCCTGCGGATCCTTCAAAACTCGTTCAAG GACATCCCTCTTCAAGAGGCAGAAACTAAGATCATCCATCGAGATGTGTAG
- the cnksr2b gene encoding connector enhancer of kinase suppressor of ras 2 isoform X1, with product MALVMEPVSRWSTSQVVEWMKGLDDCLQQYIKNFEQEKVGGEQLLRITHQELEDLGVSRIGHQELILEAVDLLCALNYGLETENLKTLTHKLNASAKNLQNFITGRRRGGHYDGRATRKLPNDFLTSVVDLIAAAKSLLAWLDRCYFFIRSPFAAVADYSMTRNNVIQLCLELTTIVQQDGTVYETENKILHVCKTLSGVCDHIISLSSDPMVSQAAHLEVVQLDNIRSTEGLGMYIKSTYDGLHVITGTTEGSLADRCKKIHAGDEVIQVNHQTVVGWQLKNLVNSLRSNPAGVTLTLKKRPQSTLTSAPALLKNMRWKPLALQPIIPPSPSSSVATPSSTLSTPSRRDSCALQDLYIPPPPDEPYTPRDEMGNLTSNCQQAAKGSDSPNSFLDQECRRRFPQLDEDAVLYCYEYDQNQGPPPVRRDSTPTYGRLRPISMPVEYNWVGDYEDPAKLKKEIRRENSLLRYVSEDKAGSEEYHTGRRSSRRSRRKSEKGGSPAHYTLVPTLQMDMLQQDSLATPTSETSSVYLTFDRSSMLSRSKKVKLRAGSLPSISKRRISCRDLGQGDCEGWLWKKKDAKSYFSQKWKKYWVVLKDACLYWYTNEEDEKAEGFVSLPEFNIDQANECRKKFAFKACHPKIKSFYFAADNMDDMNRWLSRLNMAATAHTEQKRIRQDHDYWSESDHEDADHMPSTPKQDSPPPPYDTYPHPTSVSPFQESQHIRPPSTETIQSRSPLSETQGGSVSSASSPGRKSASQRRSWQDLIETPLTSSGLHFLQTLPLDDSVFVDPSRIAPVELRRQSTLPAQHGLPPEHYVLPLTPTQPSQKPITALGREGVEGGGVGSKHRSFTLPRDSGLHAILAASSAAEHADAQRYHLGRAHARDTGQEWERRHQADSLGDLYRALERTSLSPVNEHRSSSRLEYKRSFVRRCNDPLLNEKLHRLRILQNSFKDIPLQEAETKIIHRDV from the exons AACTATGGACTAGAGACGGAGAACCTGAAAACTCTGACCCATAAGCTGAATGCATCAGCTAAGAACCTGCAGAACTTCATAACGGGCCGACGGAGGGGAGGTCACTATGATGGCAGAGCCACCCGAAAACTTCCTAATGACTTTCTGACCTCTGTAGTGGACCTCATCGCTGCCGCCAAGAGCCTGCTAGCTTGGTTGGATAG ATGTTACTTCTTCATCAGGTCTCCGTTTGCTGCCGTAGCAGACTACTCCATGACCAGGAATAATGTGATTCAGCTGTGTCTGGAGTTGACCACAATAGTTCAGCAG GACGGCACAGTATATGAGACAGAAAATAAGATACTGCATGTG TGTAAAACACTTTCAGGTGTGTGTGACCACATCATTTCCCTCTCTTCGGACCCCATGGTGTCCCAGGCCGCCCATCTGGAAGTGGTGCAGCTGGACAACATAAGGTCCACCGAGGGACTG GGCATGTACATCAAATCAACCTATGATGGCCTACATGTCATCACAGGCACTACAGAGGGA TCACTAGCGGACCGCTGTAAGAAAATCCATGCTGGTGATGAGGTCATACAGGTCAATCATCAGACAGTG GTGGGCTGGCAGCTGAAGAACCTGGTAAACTCTTTACGTAGCAATCCCGCGGGTGTGACCCTCACGCTGAAGAAACGACCTCAGAGCACTCTCACGTCAGCCCCAGCCTTACTCAAGAACATGAGATGGAAGCCCCTCGCCCTGCAG CCCATCATCCCCCCCAGCCCCAGCAGCAGCGTGGCCACACCATCCAGCACCCTCAGCACCCCATCCAGACGGGACAGCTGCGCTCTACAGGACCTCTACATCCCCCCTCCCCCAGACGAGCCATACACACCCAG AGATGAAATGGGGAATCTGACCAGCAATTGCCAGCAGGCTGCTAAAGGTTCCGATTCGCCCAATTCCTTCTTGGATCAGGAGTGCCGGAGGCGATTCCCCCAGTTGGATGAGGATGCGGTCCTGTACTGTTACGAGTATGATCAGAATCAGGGCCCTCCACCCGTACGCAGGGACAGCACTCCCACATATG GACGGCTGAGACCTATTTCCATGCCTGTAGAATATAACTGGGTTGGAGATTATGAAGATCCAGCCAAGCTGAAGAAAGAGATCAgacgag AAAACTCCCTGCTGCGGTATGTGAGTGAGGACAAGGCAGGGTCAGAGGAGTACCACACAGGACGACGTAGCAGTCGGCGTAGTAGAAGAAAGAGTGAGAAAGGTGGAAGCCCCGCTCACTACACCCTAGTCCCCACCCTCCAGATGGACATGCTGCAACAGGACTCGTTGGCCACACCCACATCTGAAACCTCTTCTGTATATCTT ACATTTGATCGATCGTCCATGCTCTCCCGGTCAAAGAAAGTTAAGTTAAGAG CTGGATCCCTGCCCTCTATTAGTAAGCGGCGAATCTCCTGCAGAGACTTGGGTCAGGGTGACTGTGAGGGATGGCTCTGGAAAAAGAAGGATGCAAAGAGCTACTTCTCTCAGAAATGGAAGAAGTACTGGGTTGTGCTGAAAGATGCCTGCCTATACTGGTACACCAATGAAGAG GATGAGAAGGCAGAGGGCTTTGTCAGTCTGCCTGAATTCAACATTGATCAAGCCAACGAATGTCGCAAAAAGTT TGCTTTTAAGGCTTGCCATCCTAAAATCAAGAGCTTCTACTTTGCTGCGGACAACATGGATGATATGAACAG GTGGCTCAGTCGGCTGAACATGGCGGCAACAGCTCACACGGAGCAGAAAAGGATCCGACAGGATCATG ACTACTGGAGTGAGAGTGACCATGAGGATGCTGATCACATGCCCTCAACGCCCAAACAGGACAGCCCTCCGCCTCCGTATGATACTTATCCTCACCCTACCTCA GTGAGTCCGTTCCAGGAGTCCCAACACATCCGCCCACCCTCCACGGAGACCATCCAGTCCCGCTCCCCCCTCTCCGAGACACAGGGGGGCAGCGTGAGCAGCGCTAGCTCCCCGGGACGAAAGTCTGCCAGCCAGCGGCGTTCATGGCAGGACCTCATCGAGACTCCCCTAACCAGCTCCGGCCTCCATTTCCTGCAGACTCTGCCATTAGATGACTCCGTGTTCGTCGATCCCAGCCGAATTGCGCCCGTCGAGCTCCGCCGCCAGTCGACGCTCCCCGCCCAGCATGGGCTGCCACCAGAACACTACGTCCTGCCCCTTACACCCACCCAACCCAGCCAAAAGCCCATCACTGCTTTAGGAAGAGAAGGAGTAGAAGGAGGCGGAGTAGGAAGCAAGCACCGCAGTTTCACTTTGCCCCGTGACAGTGGTCTCCATGCCATCCTGGCTGCCAGCAGTGCAGCTGAACACGCAGATGCACAGCGCTACCACCTGGGCCGGGCCCATGCCAGAGACACAG GTCAAGAGTGGGAGCGCAGGCACCAGGCTGACTCATTGGGGGATTTGTACAGGGCTCTGGAGAGGACTAGTCTATCACCTGTCAATGAGCACAGGTCCTCTTCTCGATTAGAGTACAAGCGATCATTCGTCCGTCGCTGCAATGATCCCTTACTCAATGAGAAGCTGCACCGCCTGCGGATCCTTCAAAACTCGTTCAAG GACATCCCTCTTCAAGAGGCAGAAACTAAGATCATCCATCGAGATGTGTAG